One genomic window of Halolamina sediminis includes the following:
- a CDS encoding TSUP family transporter has product MEIMGVSVALLALFAGFGVLIGLLFGFFGMGGSFLVTPALMVMGYETDVAVASGLAFVFATSVIATLKHRDLGQVDYKLGVLMIAGTTGGIEVGKIGLHYLQSIGQADTVVSVIYVLLLGGIGAFITYTAVRGGDGGGLSPDHDEADGEINADDIPDIAKKIQSYRIPPMMKLRGGIQVSLWMILLVAFVTGLLSGFLGVGGGFIRMPALFYLIGVPVPIAVGTDLFEIVFSGGIGSFLYAMDGAVNLSIVVPLLAGSAGGARIGAAATSLVDEDEIKVYFGVMLLLGAIAVALRKVGTFMDIPVLQTVSLVVILGAATLVAGAVVVSSIRALRSEEETPTASAAD; this is encoded by the coding sequence ATGGAGATAATGGGCGTCTCGGTGGCGTTACTCGCCCTGTTCGCCGGTTTCGGCGTGCTGATCGGCCTCCTGTTCGGGTTCTTCGGAATGGGGGGTTCGTTCCTGGTCACGCCGGCGCTGATGGTGATGGGGTACGAGACTGACGTGGCAGTCGCGTCCGGACTGGCGTTCGTGTTCGCTACCTCCGTGATCGCGACACTGAAACACCGTGACCTCGGGCAGGTCGACTACAAGCTCGGGGTACTGATGATCGCGGGCACGACCGGGGGGATCGAGGTGGGGAAGATCGGCCTTCACTACCTTCAGTCGATCGGCCAAGCTGACACGGTCGTGAGCGTCATCTACGTCCTGCTGCTGGGCGGGATCGGCGCGTTCATCACCTACACTGCGGTCAGAGGCGGCGACGGCGGTGGCCTCAGCCCCGACCACGACGAGGCTGACGGCGAGATCAACGCGGACGACATTCCGGATATCGCGAAGAAGATCCAGTCCTACCGTATCCCGCCGATGATGAAGCTCCGTGGCGGGATCCAGGTCTCGCTGTGGATGATCCTGCTCGTCGCGTTCGTGACGGGGCTGCTCTCCGGGTTCCTCGGCGTCGGCGGCGGCTTCATCCGCATGCCCGCGCTGTTCTACCTGATCGGCGTCCCCGTTCCGATCGCGGTCGGGACCGACCTGTTCGAGATCGTGTTCTCTGGTGGGATCGGCAGCTTCCTCTACGCGATGGACGGAGCGGTGAACCTCTCGATCGTCGTCCCGCTGCTCGCGGGGAGCGCCGGCGGCGCCCGTATCGGCGCCGCGGCGACCAGCCTCGTCGACGAGGACGAGATCAAGGTGTACTTCGGCGTGATGCTCCTGCTGGGGGCGATCGCCGTCGCCCTGCGGAAGGTCGGGACGTTCATGGACATCCCCGTGCTCCAGACCGTCTCGCTGGTCGTGATCCTCGGCGCCGCAACGCTCGTCGCCGGCGCCGTCGTCGTGAGTTCGATCCGG
- a CDS encoding DUF7512 family protein, whose translation MFGLEGATGISGALLVIGVVLLEAIILYVGYGLVEQLVGPTIIDAIGGN comes from the coding sequence ATGTTCGGGCTTGAGGGTGCCACGGGCATCAGCGGCGCCCTGCTCGTCATCGGTGTCGTACTGCTCGAAGCAATCATCCTGTACGTCGGTTACGGCCTGGTGGAGCAGCTGGTGGGCCCGACGATCATCGACGCGATCGGTGGTAACTAA